The DNA sequence AACCAATAATTGGGTTCTGAAAGGCATAAAAGAGAGACCGGATGAGTTTCCTCCTAGGAAACCAAAAGGGTATGAGAAATTGATACCAGATGAGGATTGGAAAAAATTTGTTGAATCTAGAATTTCAGAAGAATGACTTGCATTAAGAAAGAAAATGCAAGATGTACGAGCAATGAATAAGTATAACCACAAACTTGGACGAGGAGGGTATGTGCGGGCTGAGGCTGAATTAGAGAAACAACTTGGGCATCAGTTGAATGGTTTTGATAGAGTTGATTTATGGTCAAGAGCAAGAACTGACAATAAAGGAGAGCTTTTAGAAGATGCAAAAGAGATTAAACAAAAAATTGTaagtattaataaatatttcatAAGTGTTGATTCACTATTAATATTCTATATCtttaactttttataatttaacagGACCATTACCGAGAGCTTCAAGAAAAAGGCGAGTGGGAACCACAAGGTTCTGAGGACGTGCTAACAAAGGCATTGGGTACACCTAAGGAATGAGGACGAGTTCGAGGTGTAGGATTTGGTGTGACCCCGACACAGTTTTGGAACACCCCAAGACCTAGGTCAAGCAAAGGGAAAGAGAAACAAATCCTTACATCTGATGTGGAGCAACAGTTTTGCGAGCAAGAAGAGCGCATTCGAAAACAAGAAGAACTTGTACGTCAACAACAAGATCAAATTCGTAAACAACAAGAACTTTTTCGACAACAACAAGAGGCTTTTCATCGAGAACAAGAGCTATTCCGTCGACAACAAGAAGAATTGATGAGAAAGATGTTTCAAGAACAATATAGTTGGCGGGGATCTTGTGGAGCTCCTTCAGGATCGAACTCCGGAGAACAATATCAAGATGCTCGTGGGCAACTGATCCAAGGATGTGTTTATGTACCACAACCGCCAGCAACCTATTATGTACCAGACCCACCATTAGAACCGCCTCCTATGCCTGaggtaataaatttaaatatataggaAAAACTTATTGTGTGTTTGTTGGATGGTTAGGTTAATATTATAGGGAAAATATTGTCTAATCGATATGTATGAATTATACTTTGTGTGCAGCGCCGTAAATGTCGATTAGCAATACAATCTAGAGATAATATTGTTGCACTGGGGTTTCATCTTGATACTAGACCAAATGACTTCAATGTAGACATGGGTGAAGTTGATTGCCATGTGACCATCCAACACCCTATTCAAGGAGCAGCTCCATTGCCTTACCCCATGGTTGACATGGATGTGTGCGTAGTTTCTCAAGCTACTGGGGTTGTCATAGCATGGCCCAAACATCTCGTCATATTTCATGATTGGACCGATCAGGTGACACAACTGGTTTATTTGTCATCTAACTATTTAGAaaaactacttttttttttaattttaattaattaataaatcaatatgcAGGATGCTCTAGTTACCAAATCAAGACACTCAGCAGCACCATTAACCCAACAGCAACAAGAGCCTACACGTCGTATTCGTGAACCTCTGTCACAAGAAGTGCAACAACCTGTAATTAGAGGTCATCATTTGAATGAGGTTTATAAAATTGTATCGACGTGGCCTAACAATGGGAATGTGAAAGTATCCATTGAAAGACACATATTTGATCTAGATATGTCAGGCTTGTACATATCGAAGGAAGACATCTTGGactttattttcaacaaaaagATTGGGCAAGGTATCATCACGTGCTACATGAGGTATATTACtcgatatatataataaatttattacttTTAACTTTATTCATGTTATCTATTCAAAATTTATGTAAGTTAACTTTGGCTAAATTTTATATTAGGATACTATATCAATGGCTCGTACAACATAATCGCCAACAATTGTTTCAATTTGTTAATCCGAATGAAGTAGCCACTCGTTTTACATCGCTTGATGCACGTGTGTCTTCTTTGTATAGACGTATCAAAAAAATGTCAAATAATCAGCAGTACATGGTCACTCCTTGGATTGATgggtaaatttaaatttagttttatgtatgataaatAAAATTGTGATCTAATACTCAAtctaattaacttttttttgttttttttttgtggatTATATAGTGAGCATTGGATGTTGATATTATTAGTGCCCGACTCTTATTGATTATGTTTCATGGATCCTAAAAACTCACACTTGAGTAATCGACCTGATATTAGAGAGACGGTCACATTGGCATTTCAAACTTACTACAGGGCGATAAGGAAAGAAATTCCACCGAAGCTAAAAGTTCAACGCCCAAATGTAcatattcttttctttttttaaaatttcaattatatttttattaagatttttattaatttaaagaaaaatctttagTGTCCACATCAACCGGAAGACACCAAATGTGGATATTATGTAATGAAGATGATGAAAGATTTAATTCAAGTTTCGAACCGGAAACACTTTTTAGCCGAGGTACATAACATACAAACTATATAAATAtgtcatatattattattattattattattattattattattattattattattattattattaatgtatatgatgataactttaattaatatattatttatctttaaattttGTAGTTAAGTGATGCAAATTATACAGAAGAAGAAATTGATGAAGTGAAAGAGCATTGGGCAAGTGAGATGTTATCGGTTATTCAAGCTTACCGACGttagttattttttgttttaatagacTAATGGGCAAGTGATATGTTATCGGTTATTtagttgttttttgttttaatagaccaatagttattatataattttatagttatggatttattggtataatgaactaatatgtaatatttattaGTTGTGTTAACGTGAATTATTATAATAgtctaatttatataaattttacatttaatcaattaaaattattattgttatatttaattgtatttgtatataattaatataaattattatttataa is a window from the Cannabis sativa cultivar Pink pepper isolate KNU-18-1 chromosome 1, ASM2916894v1, whole genome shotgun sequence genome containing:
- the LOC133031584 gene encoding uncharacterized protein LOC133031584, whose product is MRKMFQEQYSWRGSCGAPSGSNSGEQYQDARGQLIQGCVYVPQPPATYYVPDPPLEPPPMPERRKCRLAIQSRDNIVALGFHLDTRPNDFNVDMGEVDCHVTIQHPIQGAAPLPYPMVDMDVCVVSQATGVVIAWPKHLVIFHDWTDQVTQLVYLSSNYLEKLLFFLILIN